The sequence AGTTATAATCTATACCCCATCTCATACGGGTatctaccagttatctgatatcttatgTACTTAGTTAGGCGATcgtattaaataaacaaacctatttTGTGATCCTTGTCACAATTTGGTCTTAACCTCATAATTAAATAactataaatatttaattaaaataaaagcatataaatcACACTTAATCAAACTTATGGACAAAATAGTAACCTTACAGCTAGGCCCGGTCCGAGGGTGTTACACCTTTTTCTAACAATGTCAACCTAACTAACACACAAACCCTAACTGTTACACTGGTATAGTTTGAGTCCGAAATTTTTGTTATTATCGCCATTGAAGTATATGATAAATAACTAGTTGTTATCAATCTTTGTGTTTATTTAGTGTCTCGTGGTTGACAGGAAAACAATGACGACTACCTCGAGATTACATTTAAAGATCTAAAATTGGCCACAGAAAACTTCCATTTTAGCAATTGTGTTGGTGGAGGGGGATTTGGAAATGTTTATAAAGGAAAACTTCCACAAAGTGATCATATGATTGTTGCGAAGAAATTGGATACACGGGGTGGTCAAGGGGAACAACAATTTCGCAATGAGCTCCAAATTCTTTTTGATTATAAGCATGAAAATATCATTGGGCTTGTAGGCTATTGTGATGAAGAAAATGAAAAAATCATCGTTTATCTGTATGAACCTAGAGGAAGTCTTGATAGGTATTTGAGTGATGCTCGTCTCAATTGGATAAAAAGACTTAACATATGTATTGATGTTGCAACCGCATTGGATTTTCTTCATAGAGGAATTGGAAAACAAGCAACGGTGATACGTAGGGATATCAAAACCGCTAACATTATGCTAACTAGTGATTGGAATGCAAAACTTGGTGATTTTGGGCTTTCCTTGATGGGTGCAATACACAAGGAAAATGATTACGTCATCGATCATGCATGTGGGACACCAGGCTATGTGGATCCACTTTACTTAATATCGGGCTTCTTAACAAAAGAATCCGATATATATTCTTTTGGTGTGGTTTTATTTGAAATATTGTGTGGCTTATCAACGTATGAGACCCACAAACGTGAAGGTACCTATCTACCGAGTTTCATTAAACACAACTTTGAAAATGAAAAATATGATGAGGTAGTGTTTGAGAAAATAAAAGCACATATCATGCCAAAAGCATTGGCTACATTTCGAATGATTGCCTACCGGTGTCTACATGAAGATAGGGAAAAGCGGCCGAAAGCCAAAGAAGTTGTAAAAGAACTTAAGAAGGCATTGAGATATCAAGTAAGTTATCATAGTTTTACTTGAGTAGAGTTTtataattcttatatatatatatatatatatatatatatatatatatatatatatatatatatatatatatatatatatatatatatatatatatatatacatatacattaggtTTTTGAACCCGTGCGTTGCATAGGTGtataaaaacatgaaaaaaaaaatgtaattttcagttcatattggtatgtaaatagtgatactaaaaaaatgaaaaatataagaattatttaagagcccgtagtgttgaaaaattttaaaaattcttttgagtttaaaacCGTGAtgctgacaaattttaaaaatttcttttgagtttaagagtccgtggtgttgacgaattttataagtacttttgagtttaagagcccgccgTGTTGACAAATTTATTTGACCCGTATAATAAAGTTTGTAAATAGAATTTTAAAAttaacataaactaaaaataatgtTGTTAATCACGGTTGTAACAATACAATATTTTAAATGATATACCTATACCATATTGTATGCCgttagaataacaataataataataattagaattataattatagagttgtaatcacttgaattcaataatttgcttgaaatccaacgAACCAATCAGAATGCGACATGTGACGCGAcattcacatgtgattggaaaaaaaaattcaaattttttttttaatattttttgaaaaattttttaaaattttttttatatatatttttttaatttagcATGCCAaattaaatcacatgtgattatcaaaaccaatcacatgtgattgtaaaacacaatcacatgtagggatgacaatggccacccgatccggtggatatccacccgatccaccgcTTCGTGAtgaatatggatgaacctaaatggatatggatacggatatggatgaacctaaatggatatggatatggacatggatgaaaagtttcatccatggatatatccattaccacccgaaatacgtatacaaataaataaatatagatatattcttatatatttactattacaagctcATTTACCGTTGAATTTACATTTTACTTTCAAccctataatgaaataactataatatattataataaaacatgtatatctaacaaaataaacttacaaatttcagatttatttttttataatcaatgttttataataagttaagcaaattttgttatatcttggacaaagattacacatttttaTATATAGAATTTTTAATGTCATGTCatatttatttttgctatactaCGTTTATGTTTTAATCGCATGTCAAAAAATACTATAACATttttttttaatatccattggatatccattaacccgtttaatccattggatatggatatggacggatgatctgaaactaaatggatatggatatgaatatggatgaacaaaaactaaatggatatggatatggatacagcatcacccgatccatattcgatccattgccatccctaatcacatgtgattctgcatgtcaaatccaatcacatttgattgaagaaaaaaaaattcaaatttttttttcaaatacaaAATTCAACAGGAaa comes from Rutidosis leptorrhynchoides isolate AG116_Rl617_1_P2 chromosome 4, CSIRO_AGI_Rlap_v1, whole genome shotgun sequence and encodes:
- the LOC139841363 gene encoding probable receptor-like protein kinase At5g38990, with the protein product MDSPTHRIPATEGTQSSSGAFSLSFSPENDTIQVNNHISVSITNQENNDDYLEITFKDLKLATENFHFSNCVGGGGFGNVYKGKLPQSDHMIVAKKLDTRGGQGEQQFRNELQILFDYKHENIIGLVGYCDEENEKIIVYLYEPRGSLDRYLSDARLNWIKRLNICIDVATALDFLHRGIGKQATVIRRDIKTANIMLTSDWNAKLGDFGLSLMGAIHKENDYVIDHACGTPGYVDPLYLISGFLTKESDIYSFGVVLFEILCGLSTYETHKREGTYLPSFIKHNFENEKYDEVVFEKIKAHIMPKALATFRMIAYRCLHEDREKRPKAKEVVKELKKALRYQVSYHSFT